A single genomic interval of Nonomuraea rubra harbors:
- a CDS encoding carbohydrate ABC transporter permease → MAQAISPPEAPEADRGTREHSRYSSDAAGLGKARAGVFMAPALLLIAAFLVFPALWVLYLGLTNYRLTGIAAAEPQFVGLGNLLDAVSNPTFWSSTWLTVQFVLGSAVIGQVGLGFTIAWLLRDRRGPLKRVVEGLVILAWILPSAIVSFLWVALLDRDGGTLNALLGIPGTAWLLDHPMLSIIVFNTWRGTAFSMMLYGAALANVPPSHLESARLAGASGWQQLRDVVFPHIRGHILTNLLLISLWTFNDFTPFLLTAGGPDGKSEILAVHVYKVALQGGELGYGAAVSTIILLINLVVAVFYLRLLRSKK, encoded by the coding sequence GTGGCGCAGGCAATATCGCCTCCTGAGGCTCCCGAGGCAGACCGCGGCACGAGGGAGCACTCCCGCTACAGCTCGGACGCGGCGGGCCTGGGGAAGGCGCGGGCAGGGGTCTTCATGGCCCCCGCCCTGCTGCTGATCGCCGCCTTCCTCGTCTTCCCCGCGCTCTGGGTGCTCTACCTCGGCCTGACGAACTACCGCCTGACGGGCATCGCCGCCGCCGAGCCGCAGTTCGTCGGCCTCGGCAACCTCCTCGACGCGGTCTCGAACCCGACGTTCTGGAGCTCCACCTGGCTGACCGTGCAGTTCGTGCTGGGCTCGGCCGTCATCGGCCAGGTGGGGCTGGGCTTCACCATCGCGTGGCTGCTGCGTGACCGGCGCGGCCCGCTCAAACGGGTGGTCGAGGGTCTGGTCATCCTGGCCTGGATCCTGCCCAGCGCCATCGTGTCGTTCCTCTGGGTGGCGCTGCTCGACCGCGACGGCGGCACGCTCAACGCGCTGCTCGGCATCCCCGGCACCGCCTGGCTGCTGGACCACCCGATGTTGTCGATCATCGTGTTCAACACCTGGCGCGGCACCGCGTTCTCGATGATGTTGTACGGCGCCGCGCTCGCCAACGTGCCGCCCTCGCACCTGGAGAGCGCCCGCCTGGCCGGCGCCTCCGGCTGGCAGCAGCTCAGGGACGTCGTGTTCCCGCACATCAGAGGCCACATCCTGACGAACCTGCTGCTGATCAGTCTCTGGACGTTCAACGACTTCACCCCGTTCCTGCTCACCGCCGGCGGCCCCGACGGCAAGTCGGAGATCCTGGCCGTGCACGTGTACAAGGTCGCCCTGCAGGGCGGCGAGCTGGGCTACGGCGCCGCCGTCTCGACGATCATCCTGCTGATCAACCTGGTCGTGGCGGTGTTCTACCTGCGGCTGCTGCGGAGCAAGAAATGA
- a CDS encoding extracellular solute-binding protein, protein MALRKRSMGVVAVITAAGLGLAACGQSSGGGGETIELTIAQNAIAGGKNAAAAQYIADWVIPKFEAAQKAKGKDVTVKFVPSGVDDEQYKTKLSLDLKSGKGADVIDIDGIWAGEFAEAGYIKPLSELVGAEAESWDGWAQIPEAVQAMTEFNGKKYALPVGTDGRVLYFNKNLFAKAGLPADWQPKSWQEILDAGAKLKSSGVPVPIQINAGTAMGEATSMQGVLPLLAGAGGEVQKDGKWTGASQPLKDALGLYQKIYGGGLGDPKLQQEAKGRDKSFQQFAEGKIGILMEGDYFWRGVVNPKTGVAKMADRDQTVGYAMIPAIEPGKGIKGQDFVSMSGGALRTVNPNSKHPKEAFELLAFTLSPEALKEETKDGNVRITPRADVNKEILAGEPLLTFISEKVLPVTAYRPPVALYPQVSVALQEATAAVAGGTAPDQAAADYQKKLEGIVGGAGNIAS, encoded by the coding sequence ATGGCATTGCGGAAACGGTCGATGGGTGTCGTCGCGGTCATCACAGCCGCCGGTCTGGGGCTCGCCGCGTGCGGCCAGTCCTCCGGCGGGGGCGGTGAGACCATCGAGCTGACGATCGCCCAGAACGCCATCGCCGGCGGCAAGAACGCGGCCGCGGCGCAGTACATCGCCGACTGGGTGATCCCCAAGTTCGAGGCGGCGCAGAAGGCGAAGGGGAAGGACGTCACGGTCAAGTTCGTTCCCAGCGGCGTCGACGACGAGCAGTACAAGACCAAGCTCTCCCTCGACCTCAAGTCAGGCAAGGGCGCGGACGTGATCGACATCGACGGCATCTGGGCCGGCGAGTTCGCCGAGGCCGGCTACATCAAGCCGCTGTCGGAGCTGGTCGGGGCCGAGGCCGAGAGCTGGGACGGCTGGGCCCAGATCCCCGAGGCCGTGCAGGCCATGACCGAGTTCAACGGCAAGAAGTACGCCCTGCCCGTCGGCACCGACGGCCGGGTGCTCTACTTCAACAAGAACCTGTTCGCCAAGGCCGGGCTGCCGGCCGACTGGCAGCCCAAGAGCTGGCAGGAGATCCTCGACGCCGGCGCCAAGCTCAAGTCCTCCGGCGTGCCCGTGCCCATCCAGATCAACGCCGGCACCGCGATGGGCGAGGCCACCTCCATGCAGGGCGTGCTGCCGCTGCTCGCGGGCGCGGGCGGCGAGGTGCAGAAGGACGGCAAGTGGACCGGCGCCTCCCAGCCGCTGAAGGACGCGCTCGGCCTCTACCAGAAGATCTACGGCGGCGGCCTCGGCGATCCCAAGCTCCAGCAGGAGGCCAAGGGCCGCGACAAGTCGTTCCAGCAGTTCGCCGAGGGCAAGATCGGCATCCTGATGGAGGGCGACTACTTCTGGCGTGGCGTGGTCAACCCCAAGACGGGCGTGGCCAAGATGGCCGACCGCGACCAGACCGTCGGGTACGCCATGATCCCCGCCATCGAGCCCGGCAAGGGCATCAAGGGCCAGGACTTCGTCAGCATGTCCGGCGGCGCCCTGCGCACGGTGAACCCCAACAGCAAGCACCCGAAGGAGGCGTTCGAGCTGCTGGCCTTCACACTCTCCCCGGAGGCGCTGAAGGAGGAGACCAAGGACGGCAACGTCCGGATCACTCCGCGCGCGGACGTCAACAAGGAGATCCTGGCGGGCGAGCCGCTGCTGACGTTCATCTCGGAGAAGGTGCTGCCGGTGACGGCCTACCGCCCGCCGGTCGCGCTCTACCCGCAGGTGTCGGTGGCGTTGCAGGAGGCCACCGCCGCGGTCGCCGGCGGCACGGCTCCTGACCAGGCCGCGGCCGACTACCAGAAGAAGCTTGAGGGAATCGTCGGTGGCGCAGGCAATATCGCCTCCTGA
- the iolC gene encoding 5-dehydro-2-deoxygluconokinase yields the protein MYDLITIGRSGVDVYPLQTGVGLADVETFGKFLGGSPTNVAVAAARHGLRSAVVTGVGADPFGDYVRRAIRGFGVDDAFVRTIEGRPTPVTFCEIFPPDHFPIYFYRGERPPDLQLTPSMLDLEAIAGAGLFWFSLTGLSQEPSAAAHAAALAARTSGLTVFDLDYRAVLWESREAAHEAARAMLPLANVAVGNLEEVEVAVGVRDPEAAAQALLDAGVRLAIVKMGPEGVFARTSEESALVEPMEVKVVNGIGAGDAFGGALCLGLLRGWPLERTLRFANAAGAFVAARLACADAMPSTSEVEDLLNGART from the coding sequence TTGTACGACCTGATCACGATCGGCCGCTCCGGCGTCGACGTCTATCCCCTGCAGACAGGTGTCGGCCTGGCCGACGTCGAGACCTTCGGCAAGTTCCTCGGCGGTAGCCCCACCAACGTCGCCGTCGCCGCGGCCCGCCACGGGCTGCGCTCCGCCGTGGTCACCGGCGTGGGGGCCGACCCGTTCGGCGACTACGTGCGGCGGGCGATCCGCGGCTTCGGCGTGGACGACGCCTTCGTACGCACCATCGAGGGCCGGCCCACGCCCGTGACGTTCTGCGAGATCTTTCCCCCCGACCACTTCCCGATCTACTTCTACCGCGGCGAGCGACCGCCCGACCTGCAGCTCACCCCGTCCATGCTCGACCTGGAGGCGATCGCCGGGGCGGGGCTGTTCTGGTTCTCGCTGACCGGGCTGAGCCAGGAGCCGAGCGCCGCCGCCCACGCCGCCGCGCTCGCGGCGCGCACGTCCGGGCTGACGGTGTTCGACCTCGACTACCGGGCCGTGTTGTGGGAGTCGCGCGAGGCGGCCCACGAGGCGGCGCGCGCTATGTTGCCGCTGGCGAACGTGGCCGTGGGCAACCTGGAGGAGGTCGAGGTCGCGGTCGGCGTACGCGATCCGGAGGCCGCCGCCCAGGCCCTGCTCGACGCCGGCGTACGGCTGGCGATCGTGAAAATGGGCCCGGAAGGGGTTTTCGCGCGTACCTCCGAGGAGAGCGCTCTGGTGGAGCCCATGGAGGTGAAGGTGGTCAACGGGATCGGCGCGGGAGACGCGTTCGGCGGCGCGCTCTGCCTCGGCCTGCTGCGCGGCTGGCCCCTGGAGCGCACGCTGCGCTTCGCCAACGCGGCGGGCGCCTTCGTGGCCGCCCGCCTGGCCTGCGCCGACGCGATGCCGTCCACGTCCGAGGTGGAGGACCTGCTGAACGGGGCGCGCACTTGA
- a CDS encoding Cgl0159 family (beta/alpha)8-fold protein, protein MSDTTLSRSADYERLTRIRATQPEEIAASAARRQRRGLPGEGERLLIIAADHAARGALGVRDRPLAMAGRADLLDRLRLALSRPGVDGILASPDILEDLLLLGALEGKLAFGSMNRGGLQGSVFEVDDRFTGFDAASIDAMRLDGGKMLCRIDPSDHATVTTLESCAHAVTELARRRLLAMVEPFWSLRSESGALRNDLSPDAVIRAISVAQALGVTSAYTWLKIPAVAEMERVMAATTLPALLLGGDPPDIDAAYAGWHRALSLPGVRGLVVGRALLYPPDDDVATAVDGAAALVREARA, encoded by the coding sequence TTGAGCGACACCACGCTGTCCAGATCTGCGGACTACGAGCGGCTCACCCGCATCCGGGCCACCCAGCCCGAGGAGATCGCCGCCTCCGCGGCCCGGCGGCAGCGGCGCGGGCTGCCGGGCGAGGGCGAGCGGCTGCTGATCATCGCCGCCGACCACGCGGCCCGCGGCGCCCTCGGCGTACGCGACCGGCCGCTGGCCATGGCCGGCCGCGCCGACCTGCTCGACCGCCTGCGGCTGGCGCTGTCCAGGCCGGGCGTCGACGGCATCCTGGCCTCCCCCGACATCCTGGAGGACCTGCTGCTGCTGGGCGCCCTGGAGGGCAAGCTCGCCTTCGGCTCCATGAACCGCGGCGGCCTGCAGGGCTCGGTCTTCGAGGTGGACGACCGGTTCACCGGCTTCGACGCCGCCTCCATCGACGCCATGCGGCTCGACGGCGGCAAGATGCTCTGCCGCATCGACCCGTCCGACCACGCCACCGTGACCACGCTGGAGTCGTGCGCCCACGCGGTCACCGAGCTGGCGCGCAGGCGGCTGCTGGCCATGGTGGAGCCGTTCTGGTCGCTGCGCTCGGAGTCGGGCGCGCTGCGCAACGACCTGTCGCCCGACGCCGTCATCCGCGCGATCAGCGTCGCCCAGGCACTGGGCGTCACCTCGGCCTACACCTGGCTGAAGATCCCGGCGGTGGCGGAGATGGAGCGCGTGATGGCAGCGACCACGCTGCCCGCCCTGCTCCTCGGGGGCGACCCGCCCGACATCGACGCCGCCTACGCCGGCTGGCACCGCGCCCTGAGCCTGCCCGGCGTGCGCGGCCTCGTCGTCGGCCGCGCCCTGCTCTACCCTCCGGACGACGACGTGGCAACCGCGGTGGACGGCGCCGCCGCACTGGTACGAGAGGCCCGCGCATGA
- the iolB gene encoding 5-deoxy-glucuronate isomerase, with the protein MTYLPYGKTASGPWSVEITPSLAGWTYSGLRIADLTDAPLSFDTGGEELLVLPLAGSCTVTIPGETFVLSGRPSVFDGPSDFAYIPISTQVTIEGAGRIAFPSARATRALPPRYVAAAEVAVEIRGAGQATRQVNNFCSPDAYQDCDKLMAVEVLTPSGNWSSYPPHKHDTPNEGEAVLEEIYYFEVADQGIGYQRVYSSERGHIDTLAEVSSGDVVLVPYGYHGPSMAAPGYDLYYLNVLAGPAEQRSMAFCDDPRHTWIRSSWDAQPLDPRLPFGRTS; encoded by the coding sequence ATGACATACCTGCCGTACGGCAAGACGGCCAGCGGCCCCTGGTCCGTCGAGATCACCCCGTCCCTGGCCGGCTGGACGTACTCGGGGCTGCGCATCGCGGACCTGACGGACGCCCCGCTCTCCTTCGACACGGGCGGGGAGGAGCTGCTCGTCCTGCCCCTCGCCGGCTCCTGCACGGTCACGATCCCCGGCGAGACCTTCGTGCTGTCGGGCCGCCCCTCGGTCTTCGACGGCCCCTCCGATTTCGCCTATATCCCGATTTCTACGCAGGTGACCATCGAGGGGGCGGGCCGGATCGCGTTCCCCTCGGCCCGGGCCACCCGCGCGCTGCCCCCGCGTTACGTCGCCGCCGCGGAGGTCGCCGTGGAGATCAGAGGCGCCGGCCAGGCCACCCGCCAGGTCAACAACTTCTGCTCACCCGACGCCTACCAGGACTGCGACAAGCTGATGGCCGTGGAGGTCCTCACCCCGTCGGGCAACTGGTCGTCGTACCCGCCGCACAAGCACGACACCCCGAACGAGGGGGAGGCGGTCCTGGAGGAGATCTACTACTTCGAGGTCGCCGACCAGGGCATCGGCTACCAGCGCGTCTACTCCTCCGAGCGCGGCCACATCGACACCCTGGCCGAGGTCTCCTCCGGCGACGTGGTGCTCGTCCCGTACGGCTACCATGGCCCTTCCATGGCCGCCCCCGGCTACGACCTGTACTACCTGAACGTCCTGGCAGGCCCGGCGGAGCAGCGCTCGATGGCGTTCTGCGACGACCCCCGCCACACCTGGATCCGCTCCTCCTGGGACGCCCAGCCCCTCGACCCCAGACTGCCGTTCGGGAGGACTTCGTGA
- the iolD gene encoding 3D-(3,5/4)-trihydroxycyclohexane-1,2-dione acylhydrolase (decyclizing), with the protein MRLTVAQAVVHFLARQWSERDGAERRFFGGCVGIFGHGNVAGLGQALATSTEDLPYRLSRNEQAMVHTAAAYARASNRLATLACTTSIGPGATNMITGAAGATINRLPVLLLPGDIFSTRAASPVLQELEDQRSYDISVNDCFKPVSRYWDRINRPEQLPSALLAAMRVLTDPAETGAVTLALPQDVQAEAFDWPDELFARRVWHIPRPRPERAALARAAELIRSAARPIVVAGGGTIYSEATAQLQAFAEACGIPVAETQAGKGALPYGHPLALGAIGATGTTAANTLAREADLIIGVGTRYSDFTTASRTIFAPEAAFLNLNITGFDAAKLSGLQLVADAREGLSDLAEACAGWSTPAAYRERAAELTRAWDTAVDAAYALEGSPLPQAAVIGAVNAAAGDDGVVVCAAGSMPGDLHKLWRPSGPGSYHVEYGYSCMGYEIAGGLGVKLAAPEREVFVLVGDGSYLMMAQELVTAVSEGVKLVVVLVDNSGFASIGRLSESVGAERLGTAYQRRDGGPLPVDLAANAASLGATVLRPETVADLRKALDTARSATGTTVIYVPTDRLADDAPSSEAWWDVPVAQVATTSATYAARETYEANKRSQRPHLTPPG; encoded by the coding sequence ATCCGTTTGACCGTCGCGCAGGCGGTCGTGCACTTCCTGGCCCGCCAGTGGAGCGAGCGCGACGGTGCCGAGCGCCGGTTCTTCGGCGGCTGCGTCGGCATCTTCGGCCACGGCAACGTGGCCGGCCTCGGCCAGGCGCTGGCCACCTCCACCGAGGACCTGCCCTACCGGCTCAGCCGCAACGAGCAGGCCATGGTGCACACCGCCGCCGCCTACGCCCGCGCCAGCAACCGGCTGGCCACGCTCGCCTGCACCACCTCGATCGGCCCCGGCGCCACGAACATGATCACCGGTGCGGCCGGCGCGACCATCAACCGCCTGCCCGTGCTGCTGCTGCCCGGCGACATCTTCTCCACCCGCGCCGCGAGCCCGGTGCTCCAGGAGCTGGAGGACCAGCGCTCGTACGACATCTCGGTCAACGACTGCTTCAAGCCGGTCTCCCGCTACTGGGACCGGATCAACCGCCCCGAGCAGCTCCCGAGCGCGCTGCTGGCCGCCATGCGGGTGCTCACCGACCCGGCCGAGACCGGCGCGGTGACGCTGGCGCTGCCGCAGGACGTGCAGGCGGAGGCGTTCGACTGGCCCGACGAGCTGTTCGCCCGCCGCGTCTGGCACATCCCCAGGCCGCGCCCCGAACGCGCGGCCCTCGCCCGCGCCGCCGAGCTGATCAGGTCGGCGGCCCGGCCGATCGTCGTGGCCGGCGGCGGCACCATCTACAGCGAGGCCACCGCGCAGCTCCAGGCGTTCGCCGAGGCGTGCGGGATCCCGGTGGCCGAGACGCAGGCGGGCAAGGGCGCCCTGCCCTACGGTCACCCGCTCGCGCTCGGCGCGATCGGCGCCACGGGCACCACGGCCGCCAACACGCTGGCCCGCGAGGCCGACCTGATCATCGGCGTCGGCACCCGCTACAGCGACTTCACCACCGCCTCCCGCACGATCTTCGCCCCGGAAGCCGCGTTCCTGAACCTCAACATCACCGGCTTCGACGCCGCCAAGCTCTCCGGCCTGCAACTCGTCGCCGACGCCCGCGAAGGGCTGAGCGACCTGGCCGAGGCCTGCGCGGGCTGGAGCACGCCCGCCGCCTACCGCGAGCGCGCCGCCGAGCTGACCCGGGCGTGGGACACGGCCGTCGACGCGGCGTACGCGCTGGAGGGCTCGCCGCTGCCGCAGGCCGCCGTCATCGGCGCGGTCAACGCGGCGGCGGGCGACGACGGCGTGGTGGTCTGCGCGGCCGGCTCGATGCCCGGCGACCTGCACAAGCTCTGGCGGCCCAGCGGCCCCGGCAGCTACCACGTCGAGTACGGCTACTCCTGCATGGGCTACGAGATCGCCGGCGGCCTGGGGGTGAAGCTGGCGGCGCCGGAGCGCGAGGTGTTCGTGCTGGTGGGCGACGGCTCGTACCTGATGATGGCCCAGGAGCTGGTCACGGCCGTCTCCGAGGGCGTCAAGCTGGTCGTGGTGCTGGTCGACAACTCCGGGTTCGCCTCGATCGGGCGTCTGTCGGAGAGCGTCGGCGCCGAACGGCTGGGCACCGCCTACCAGCGCCGCGACGGCGGGCCGCTGCCGGTCGACCTGGCCGCCAACGCAGCCAGCCTCGGCGCCACCGTGCTGCGCCCCGAGACGGTCGCCGACCTGCGCAAGGCGCTCGACACGGCCCGCTCGGCCACCGGGACCACGGTGATCTACGTGCCCACCGACCGGCTGGCCGACGACGCGCCGTCCTCCGAGGCGTGGTGGGACGTGCCCGTGGCACAGGTGGCGACGACGAGCGCCACGTACGCGGCACGGGAGACGTACGAGGCGAACAAGCGCTCCCAGCGCCCCCACCTGACCCCGCCCGGCTGA